One Fusobacterium nucleatum genomic window carries:
- a CDS encoding ABC transporter ATP-binding protein, giving the protein MSVNIKIENAQKRYGDNIIIENLSLDIKQGEFFTLLGPSGCGKTTLLRMIAGFNSIENGNFYFNEKRINDLDPAKRNIGMVFQNYAIFPHLTVEQNVEFGLKNRKVSKEEMKVETDKFLKLMQIDEYRDRMPERLSGGQQQRVALARALVIKPDVLLMDEPLSNLDAKLRVEMRTAIKEIQNSIGITTVYVTHDQEEAMAVSDRIAVMKDGEIQHLGQPKDIYQRPANLFVATFIGKTNVLNGTLNNSVLKIAGKCDISLNNVKDKNVKGNVVISIRPEEFVIDENQAKDGIKAFIDSSVFLGLNTHYFAHLESGEKIEIVQESKIDSIIPKGAEVYLKVKQDKINVFTEDGSRNILEGVNNDAIGVAYAK; this is encoded by the coding sequence TTATCTCTTGATATAAAACAAGGGGAGTTTTTTACTCTTCTTGGACCTTCTGGTTGTGGAAAAACTACTTTATTAAGGATGATAGCAGGTTTTAACTCTATTGAAAATGGAAATTTTTATTTCAATGAAAAAAGAATAAATGATTTAGACCCTGCTAAAAGAAATATTGGAATGGTATTTCAAAACTATGCTATTTTTCCACATTTAACAGTTGAGCAAAATGTAGAGTTTGGTTTGAAAAATAGAAAAGTTTCTAAAGAAGAAATGAAAGTAGAAACAGATAAATTTTTAAAACTTATGCAAATTGATGAATATAGAGATAGAATGCCTGAAAGATTATCAGGAGGACAACAACAAAGAGTTGCTTTAGCAAGAGCTTTAGTTATAAAACCTGATGTTCTATTGATGGATGAGCCCCTAAGTAACTTAGATGCAAAGCTAAGAGTGGAAATGAGAACAGCTATAAAAGAAATTCAAAATAGTATTGGGATTACAACTGTGTATGTAACTCATGACCAAGAAGAAGCTATGGCTGTTAGTGATAGAATTGCAGTTATGAAAGATGGAGAAATTCAACACTTAGGTCAACCTAAAGATATTTATCAAAGACCAGCAAATTTATTTGTTGCAACTTTTATAGGTAAAACAAATGTGTTAAATGGAACTTTAAATAATTCTGTGTTAAAAATTGCTGGAAAATGTGATATAAGTTTAAATAATGTTAAAGATAAAAATGTTAAAGGGAATGTTGTTATTTCAATAAGACCAGAAGAATTTGTTATTGATGAAAATCAAGCAAAAGATGGAATAAAAGCATTTATAGATAGTAGTGTATTTTTAGGTTTAAATACTCATTATTTTGCACATTTAGAAAGTGGAGAAAAAATTGAAATAGTTCAAGAATCTAAAATTGATAGTATAATCCCAAAAGGAGCAGAAGTTTATCTAAAAGTAAAACAAGATAAAATAAATGTTTTTACAGAAGATGGTTCAAGAAATATTTTAGAGGGTGTTAATAATGATGCAATAGGTGTTGCTTATGCTAAGTAA
- a CDS encoding iron ABC transporter permease, with amino-acid sequence MLSKKKDIWIVISLCVLAFYIIFMIYPLGILFKNAVIENNGSFTFAYFSKFLSKNYYFSTIFNSFKVSLAATALTLIIGTPLAYFYNMYKIKGKTFLQIVIILCSMSAPFIGAYSWILLLGRNGLITNTLKNLTGFNVPSIYGFGGILLVLCMQLYPLVFLYVSGALRNIDNSLLEASENMGCTGAKRFFKIIIPLCIPTILAAALMVFMRAFADFGTPLFIGEGYRTFPVEIYNQFMNETGSDKNFASAVSIIAIIITSLIFLLQRYINGKYKFTMNALHPIEAKEVKGVKSVLIHLFCYLIVFISYAPQLYVIYTSFQNTSGKLFKKGYSLKSYTEAFGKLGNAIQNTFFIGGLALILIIVISILIAYLVVRRNNFVNKTIDTLSMVPYVIPGSVVGIALVSAFNKKPFVLVGTFLIMVISLIIRRNAYTIRSSVAILQQIPISIEEAAISLGASRMKSFFKITTPMMINGIISGALLSWITIITELSSSIILYNYKTITLTLQIYVYVSRGSYGIAAAMSTILTLMTVISLLIFMKVSKNKNVMM; translated from the coding sequence ATGCTAAGTAAGAAAAAAGATATATGGATAGTAATTTCATTATGTGTTTTAGCATTTTACATAATATTTATGATCTATCCTTTGGGAATTTTATTTAAAAATGCAGTTATTGAAAATAATGGAAGCTTTACTTTTGCTTATTTTTCAAAATTTCTAAGTAAAAACTATTATTTTTCTACTATATTTAATTCATTTAAAGTTAGCTTGGCTGCAACAGCTTTAACTTTAATAATTGGAACACCTTTGGCATATTTTTATAATATGTATAAAATAAAAGGAAAAACATTTTTACAAATTGTAATAATATTATGTAGTATGTCAGCACCATTTATTGGGGCTTATTCATGGATTTTATTATTAGGAAGAAATGGATTAATTACAAATACTCTAAAAAACTTAACAGGTTTTAATGTTCCTAGTATATATGGATTTGGAGGGATTTTACTTGTTTTGTGTATGCAACTTTATCCTTTAGTCTTCTTATATGTTTCAGGAGCTTTAAGAAATATTGATAATTCATTATTAGAAGCTAGTGAGAATATGGGGTGTACAGGAGCAAAAAGATTTTTTAAAATAATTATTCCTTTATGTATTCCAACAATATTAGCTGCTGCTCTTATGGTATTTATGAGAGCTTTTGCAGACTTTGGAACACCTCTATTTATTGGAGAAGGGTATAGGACTTTCCCAGTTGAAATTTATAATCAATTTATGAATGAAACTGGTTCTGATAAGAATTTTGCATCAGCAGTAAGTATTATTGCAATTATAATTACATCTTTAATTTTCTTATTACAAAGATATATAAATGGAAAATATAAATTTACAATGAATGCTCTTCATCCTATTGAGGCTAAGGAAGTGAAAGGGGTAAAATCTGTTCTAATTCATTTATTTTGTTACTTAATAGTTTTTATTTCTTATGCTCCTCAACTTTATGTAATTTATACATCTTTCCAAAATACATCTGGAAAACTTTTCAAAAAAGGATATTCTTTAAAAAGTTATACAGAAGCATTTGGAAAATTAGGAAATGCTATTCAAAACACATTTTTTATTGGTGGGCTTGCTTTAATTTTAATTATAGTCATTTCTATTTTAATTGCATATCTTGTTGTAAGAAGAAATAATTTTGTTAATAAAACAATAGATACTTTATCTATGGTGCCTTATGTTATACCTGGTTCAGTTGTAGGTATAGCTTTGGTAAGTGCATTTAATAAAAAACCTTTTGTTTTAGTTGGAACTTTTTTGATAATGGTAATATCTTTAATTATAAGAAGAAATGCCTATACTATAAGATCTTCTGTTGCTATTCTTCAACAAATTCCTATTTCTATTGAAGAGGCAGCAATCAGTTTAGGAGCTTCTCGTATGAAATCATTTTTCAAAATAACAACACCAATGATGATAAATGGTATTATTTCAGGAGCACTTTTAAGTTGGATAACAATAATAACTGAACTTTCATCAAGTATAATTTTATATAACTATAAGACAATTACATTGACATTACAAATATATGTTTATGTATCAAGAGGTAGTTATGGAATAGCTGCTGCAATGTCAACTATTTTGACATTAATGACGGTTATATCACTATTAATATTTATGAAAGTATCAAAAAATAAAAATGTAATGATGTAA
- a CDS encoding class I SAM-dependent methyltransferase, producing the protein MKIKLNGVAETLLITLNARAKDYENSKSVLHDKKSFEIASQLDYDFKKFDTAWASYYGILARAYIMDEEVKKFIEKYPDCVIVSIGCGFDTRFERVDNGKITWYNLDLPEVIETRKLFFKENDRVKNISKSVFESDWTKEVITDGKELLIISEGVFMYFSKDEIKKILEILVNNFSKFELHLDLLYKGTVKFSKEHDTLKKMDNVVFKWGVKDGSEIVKLEPKLKQIGLINFTKKMAKILPFSKKIFIPIMWIVNNRLGMYTYNK; encoded by the coding sequence ATGAAAATTAAATTAAATGGAGTGGCAGAAACATTACTTATAACACTAAATGCAAGAGCTAAAGATTATGAGAATTCAAAATCTGTATTGCACGATAAAAAATCTTTTGAAATTGCTTCACAGTTAGATTATGATTTTAAAAAGTTTGATACTGCTTGGGCTAGTTATTACGGAATATTAGCAAGAGCATATATAATGGATGAAGAAGTAAAAAAATTTATAGAAAAATATCCAGATTGTGTAATAGTTTCAATAGGTTGTGGATTTGATACTAGATTTGAAAGAGTTGATAATGGAAAAATAACTTGGTATAATCTTGACTTACCAGAAGTAATTGAAACAAGAAAATTATTTTTTAAAGAGAATGATAGAGTAAAAAATATTTCAAAATCAGTTTTTGAATCTGATTGGACTAAGGAAGTTATAACCGATGGAAAAGAGTTACTTATAATTTCTGAGGGAGTTTTTATGTATTTCAGTAAAGATGAAATAAAAAAAATTTTAGAAATATTAGTTAATAATTTTAGTAAATTTGAATTACACCTAGATTTATTATATAAAGGTACTGTTAAATTTAGTAAAGAACATGATACTTTAAAGAAAATGGATAATGTTGTTTTTAAGTGGGGAGTAAAGGATGGAAGTGAGATTGTTAAATTAGAACCTAAACTAAAACAAATAGGACTTATTAATTTTACAAAAAAAATGGCAAAAATCTTACCATTTTCAAAAAAGATATTTATTCCTATTATGTGGATAGTTAATAATCGTTTAGGAATGTATACATATAATAAATAA
- a CDS encoding DUF1311 domain-containing protein, which yields MKKFLVIIMLLFGVSAFSSNSYEKDLVGRMKVLEEKVQVKLDSGVTADMREGIAELSEAWEKELNTVYSLLMEKLPKKDKIKLENEQKKWLKNRDIKAKKDAKEAEGGTMEPLLFTSSIEELNEERAIELAKRYDKIINKK from the coding sequence ATGAAAAAATTCTTAGTTATTATAATGCTCTTATTTGGAGTTTCTGCATTTTCTTCAAATAGTTATGAAAAAGATTTAGTTGGAAGAATGAAAGTTTTAGAAGAAAAGGTACAGGTTAAATTAGATAGTGGTGTAACTGCTGATATGCGTGAAGGTATAGCTGAATTATCAGAAGCATGGGAAAAGGAATTAAATACTGTCTATAGTTTACTTATGGAAAAATTACCAAAAAAAGATAAAATTAAATTAGAAAATGAACAAAAAAAATGGTTAAAAAATAGAGATATTAAAGCTAAAAAAGATGCAAAAGAAGCTGAAGGTGGAACAATGGAACCATTACTTTTCACTTCTTCTATAGAAGAATTAAATGAAGAAAGAGCTATTGAATTAGCAAAAAGATATGATAAGATTATAAATAAGAAATAA
- a CDS encoding pyridoxamine 5'-phosphate oxidase family protein, producing MIDFSNFLKENLNGIFTTVEDGKPKSRAFQFLFSDEKKVYFCTENNKAVYKQIKENPNVSFCIHKPDFSYVLSISGKVTFTNDINLKEKALNEYPALKEIFKIPSNPLFELFYVDVEEVDTFDFVNGSKKEKI from the coding sequence ATGATTGATTTTAGTAATTTTTTAAAGGAAAATTTAAATGGGATTTTTACAACAGTAGAAGATGGAAAGCCAAAAAGTAGAGCCTTTCAATTTTTATTTTCAGATGAAAAGAAAGTTTATTTTTGCACAGAAAATAATAAAGCTGTTTATAAACAAATTAAAGAAAATCCAAATGTTTCTTTTTGTATACATAAACCTGATTTCTCTTATGTGCTATCTATAAGTGGGAAAGTAACCTTTACAAATGATATTAATTTAAAGGAAAAAGCATTAAATGAATATCCTGCACTAAAAGAAATATTTAAAATTCCAAGTAATCCTCTATTTGAATTATTTTATGTAGATGTTGAAGAAGTTGATACTTTTGATTTTGTAAATGGCTCTAAAAAAGAAAAAATATAA
- a CDS encoding Cof-type HAD-IIB family hydrolase → MNYKLVVCDMDGTLLTSNHRISDYTADIIKKIEDNGIKFMIATGRPYLDARYYRDSLELKSYLITSNGARAHDEDNNPIVIENIPKEYVKRLLAYNVGKDIHRNIYLNDDWIIEYEIDGLVEFHKESGYGFNIDNLNNYENEEVAKVFFLGKNEDIENLEKKMEKEFKNDLSITVSSPFCLEFMKKGVNKAETLKKVLKLLNIKPEEVIAFGDSMNDYEMLSLVGKPFIMGNGNKRLMEALPNVEVVGNNNEDGIGEKLQEIFNVI, encoded by the coding sequence ATGAATTATAAATTAGTAGTTTGTGATATGGATGGAACTTTACTAACATCTAATCATAGAATTTCTGACTATACAGCAGATATTATAAAAAAAATTGAAGATAATGGTATAAAATTTATGATTGCAACAGGAAGACCATATCTTGATGCAAGATATTATAGAGATAGTTTAGAATTAAAATCTTATCTTATAACTTCAAATGGTGCAAGAGCACATGATGAAGATAATAATCCTATTGTTATAGAAAATATTCCAAAAGAATATGTTAAGAGATTATTAGCTTATAACGTAGGAAAAGATATTCATAGAAATATTTATCTTAATGATGATTGGATAATTGAATATGAAATAGATGGCTTAGTAGAATTTCATAAGGAATCTGGTTATGGATTTAATATAGATAATTTAAACAACTATGAAAATGAAGAAGTAGCAAAAGTTTTTTTTCTAGGAAAAAATGAGGATATTGAAAATTTAGAAAAAAAGATGGAAAAAGAGTTTAAAAATGATTTAAGTATAACTGTATCTTCACCTTTCTGTTTAGAGTTTATGAAAAAAGGTGTTAATAAAGCTGAGACATTGAAAAAAGTTTTAAAACTTCTAAACATAAAACCAGAAGAAGTAATAGCATTTGGAGATAGTATGAATGACTATGAAATGCTTAGTTTAGTTGGGAAACCATTTATTATGGGCAATGGTAATAAAAGACTTATGGAAGCTTTACCCAATGTAGAAGTTGTTGGAAATAATAATGAAGATGGGATAGGAGAAAAATTACAAGAAATTTTTAATGTTATCTAA
- a CDS encoding B12-binding domain-containing radical SAM protein — translation MYDLYDFPLYRPPSEAYSLIIQITLGCSHNRCTFCSMYKDKKFVIKPIEDIKSDIDAFRALYKNRAVEKIFLADGDALVVPTDILIQVLDYIKEVFPECKRVSIYGTAIAIHQKSIEDLKKLYEKGLTLVYLGVESGDDDALKFIKKGIKAEKVVELAKKIMSTGIDLSITLIAGLLGKYQDNKMHAINTAKIITDISPKYASILNLRLYEGTELYNLMQEGKYDYMEGIEVLKEMKLVLSSMDTSKITRPIIFRANHASNYLNLKGNLPEDIPRMIKEIDYAIENEAINVNNYRFL, via the coding sequence ATGTATGATTTATATGATTTTCCTTTATACAGACCACCTAGTGAAGCATATAGCTTAATTATTCAAATTACACTTGGATGTTCTCACAATAGATGTACTTTTTGCAGTATGTATAAGGATAAAAAATTTGTTATAAAACCAATAGAGGATATAAAATCTGATATAGATGCTTTTAGAGCATTATATAAAAATAGAGCTGTTGAAAAAATATTTTTAGCAGATGGAGATGCCCTTGTTGTGCCAACTGATATACTGATTCAAGTTTTAGACTACATAAAAGAGGTTTTTCCTGAATGTAAAAGAGTTTCAATTTATGGAACAGCTATTGCTATACATCAAAAATCTATTGAAGATTTGAAAAAACTTTATGAAAAAGGCTTAACACTTGTTTATCTAGGTGTAGAAAGTGGAGATGATGATGCTTTAAAATTTATAAAGAAAGGTATAAAAGCAGAAAAAGTTGTGGAATTAGCTAAAAAAATTATGAGTACAGGTATTGACTTATCAATAACTTTAATTGCAGGACTTTTAGGAAAATATCAAGATAATAAAATGCATGCAATTAATACTGCTAAGATTATAACTGATATATCTCCAAAATATGCAAGTATTTTAAATTTAAGACTTTATGAAGGTACAGAGCTATATAATTTAATGCAAGAAGGAAAATATGATTATATGGAAGGTATTGAAGTTTTAAAAGAAATGAAGTTAGTGCTTTCAAGTATGGATACTTCAAAAATAACAAGACCTATAATATTTAGGGCAAACCATGCTTCTAACTATTTAAATTTAAAAGGAAATCTTCCTGAAGATATTCCAAGAATGATAAAAGAAATTGATTATGCTATTGAAAATGAAGCTATCAATGTAAATAATTACAGATTTTTATAA
- a CDS encoding polysaccharide deacetylase family protein, which produces MNILMALSQLEITGAEVYATTIADELIKRGNKVYIVSDTLTTPTKAEYIKLEFNKRSLLKRIEHIKFLYNLIKEKDIQIVHAHSRASSWSCQVACKLAGIPLITTTHGRQPIHFSRKLIKAFGDYSIAVCENIKKHMVNDIGFSKNKVSVILNPVNYKKIDLEKKVNDKKIISIVGRLSGPKGDVAYDLLEILSQDELLSKYKVRLIGGKELPERFIKFKEKNIEFIGYVPNIQEKIFESDIVIGAGRVAFESLLNKTSLIAVGETEYMGFINKENLDKSLASNFGDIGSMKYPKIEKDILLNDIKKALELSENEKEELKNIIFKETNLENIVDKIEKKYFQLYVNKKKYDIPVIMYHRVINNPENEGVHGTYIYENIFREHMQYLKDKNYTVITFKDLDKIGWRNRFEKDKKYIFITFDDGYKDNYELAFPILKEFGFKATIFLMGSSTYNEWDVKASGEKEFPLMSVEMIKEMQDYGIEFGAHTFNHPKLNTLTNEEIEYQIVDVKKPLEEKIGKEIITFAYPYGILNDYAKEMTKKAGYTFALATDSGSVCLSDDLYQIRRIAIFPNTNLFSFKRKVAGNYNFIKIKREEKNRRE; this is translated from the coding sequence ATGAATATACTTATGGCATTATCTCAACTTGAAATTACAGGAGCAGAAGTTTATGCAACAACAATTGCAGATGAGTTGATTAAAAGAGGTAATAAAGTTTACATAGTTTCTGATACCTTAACTACTCCAACAAAAGCTGAATATATAAAATTGGAATTTAATAAGAGAAGTTTACTGAAAAGAATAGAGCATATAAAATTTTTATACAATCTTATTAAAGAAAAGGATATACAAATAGTTCATGCTCATTCAAGAGCTTCTTCTTGGAGTTGTCAAGTAGCTTGTAAATTAGCAGGTATACCTCTTATTACAACTACTCATGGTAGACAACCTATTCATTTTAGTAGAAAACTTATAAAAGCTTTTGGAGATTATTCTATTGCTGTTTGTGAAAATATAAAAAAACATATGGTAAATGATATAGGATTTTCTAAAAATAAAGTTTCAGTTATTTTAAATCCTGTAAACTATAAAAAAATAGATTTAGAAAAAAAAGTAAATGATAAAAAAATTATTTCAATAGTTGGCAGACTTTCAGGTCCCAAAGGGGATGTAGCTTATGATTTACTTGAAATTTTATCACAAGATGAATTACTATCAAAATATAAAGTTCGTCTTATAGGTGGAAAAGAATTACCAGAAAGATTTATCAAATTTAAAGAAAAAAATATAGAATTTATTGGCTATGTTCCTAATATTCAAGAAAAAATATTTGAATCAGATATTGTAATTGGAGCAGGGAGAGTAGCTTTTGAATCCTTACTTAATAAAACTTCATTAATTGCTGTTGGAGAAACAGAATATATGGGCTTTATTAATAAAGAAAATTTAGATAAGTCCTTAGCTTCAAATTTTGGTGATATTGGCTCTATGAAATATCCTAAGATTGAAAAAGACATTCTTTTAAATGATATTAAAAAGGCCTTAGAACTTTCTGAAAATGAGAAGGAAGAATTAAAAAATATAATATTTAAAGAAACAAATTTAGAAAACATAGTAGATAAAATAGAAAAAAAATATTTTCAACTATATGTTAACAAGAAAAAATATGATATTCCTGTAATTATGTATCACAGAGTAATAAATAATCCTGAAAATGAAGGAGTACATGGAACATATATCTATGAAAATATTTTTAGAGAACATATGCAGTATTTAAAAGATAAAAATTACACTGTTATTACCTTCAAAGATTTGGATAAAATTGGATGGAGAAATAGATTTGAAAAAGATAAAAAATATATTTTTATAACTTTTGATGATGGTTATAAGGATAATTATGAACTTGCTTTTCCAATATTAAAAGAGTTTGGTTTTAAAGCTACTATATTTTTGATGGGTAGTTCTACATATAATGAATGGGATGTTAAAGCTAGTGGAGAGAAAGAATTTCCACTTATGTCAGTTGAAATGATAAAAGAAATGCAAGATTATGGAATTGAGTTTGGAGCACATACTTTTAATCATCCAAAACTTAATACTTTAACTAATGAAGAAATTGAATATCAAATTGTAGATGTAAAAAAGCCTTTAGAAGAAAAAATAGGAAAAGAGATAATCACTTTTGCTTATCCTTATGGTATTTTAAATGATTATGCTAAGGAAATGACTAAAAAAGCAGGTTATACTTTTGCCTTAGCAACGGATTCAGGCTCAGTATGTCTATCTGATGATTTATATCAAATAAGAAGAATTGCAATTTTCCCTAATACTAATTTATTTAGTTTTAAAAGAAAAGTAGCAGGTAATTATAATTTTATTAAAATAAAAAGAGAAGAAAAGAATAGGAGAGAATAA
- a CDS encoding MipA/OmpV family protein has translation MKKYLLTILALFSVVVMAEDDFKASATLGYGTNDSVYKGKERYRIPAFINMSYKNIYLEGTEIRAKFIDTERFDTSVFFELQDGHYIKPSKMDSGYRTIKKRKFQQTFGLKADVRLDELSKNLTFSPYFSVGHRGTQVGASLSYLYMPTENIIISPSIGTRYLSKKYTDYYFGVDRDELGGNITNEYNPDGAFEFKTGLYGEYYFTKNISALAYVNMSRYSSKVRKSPITEDRIITNVGAGLKYTF, from the coding sequence ATGAAAAAATATTTATTAACAATTTTAGCTTTATTTAGTGTGGTTGTAATGGCAGAAGATGATTTTAAAGCATCAGCAACATTAGGTTATGGTACAAATGACTCTGTATATAAAGGAAAAGAACGTTATCGTATACCTGCATTTATAAATATGAGTTATAAAAATATTTATTTAGAAGGAACTGAAATAAGAGCAAAATTTATTGATACTGAGAGATTTGATACAAGTGTTTTTTTTGAATTACAAGACGGTCACTATATAAAGCCTTCTAAGATGGACAGTGGTTATAGAACAATTAAGAAAAGAAAATTTCAACAAACATTTGGTTTAAAAGCTGATGTTAGACTTGATGAGCTCTCTAAAAATCTTACTTTTTCACCTTATTTTAGTGTTGGACATAGAGGAACACAAGTAGGAGCTAGCCTATCATATCTATATATGCCTACTGAAAATATTATAATAAGTCCTTCTATTGGTACAAGATATCTTTCTAAAAAATATACTGACTATTATTTTGGTGTAGATAGAGATGAACTTGGTGGAAATATAACAAATGAATATAATCCTGATGGAGCTTTTGAATTTAAAACAGGGCTTTATGGAGAATATTATTTTACAAAAAATATATCTGCTCTTGCTTATGTAAATATGAGTAGATATTCTTCAAAAGTTAGAAAATCACCAATAACAGAGGATAGAATAATAACTAATGTTGGAGCAGGTTTAAAATATACATTCTAA
- a CDS encoding SMI1/KNR4 family protein, translating to MEKDELISKLSTFIRNENYAKIDEIIKKFREESNYEMICFSSQAFINLYEFKEALKILDSIKNEYSENGEFCIRYAMALYNSNKEDKALEWFEKAKEKGIKEIDETSSKNYPKSIDAWLKRVRLWGPRKMEKNTFEKELREKRNKKPLLNVSFKEDVLKGLWYHDEFSLREYVGKTTTDEDFKKVEKELGYCLPEAYKVLMKIQNGGELRKNTFRGPFRRSWSRGFFDVNYIYGVDSSSDYSLCGKFGHKLWIEKWKYPNIGIAICGSVRGGHDIIFLDYSDCGPEGEPCVVNIDQEADYEITYLADNFKDFIDGLFSDEEYEDEDD from the coding sequence ATGGAAAAAGATGAACTTATAAGTAAATTAAGTACTTTTATCAGAAATGAAAACTATGCTAAAATTGATGAAATTATTAAAAAATTTAGAGAAGAAAGTAATTATGAAATGATTTGTTTTTCTTCACAGGCCTTTATAAATTTATATGAATTTAAAGAAGCATTAAAAATTTTAGATAGTATTAAAAATGAGTATTCTGAAAATGGAGAATTTTGTATTCGTTATGCAATGGCTTTATACAATTCTAACAAAGAAGATAAGGCTCTTGAATGGTTTGAAAAAGCTAAAGAAAAAGGGATAAAAGAAATTGATGAAACTTCAAGTAAAAATTATCCTAAAAGTATTGATGCTTGGCTTAAAAGAGTAAGACTATGGGGTCCAAGAAAAATGGAAAAAAATACTTTTGAAAAAGAGTTAAGGGAAAAAAGGAATAAAAAGCCTCTTTTAAATGTGAGTTTTAAAGAAGATGTACTAAAAGGTTTATGGTACCATGATGAATTTTCTTTAAGAGAATATGTAGGAAAAACTACAACAGATGAAGATTTTAAGAAAGTTGAAAAGGAACTAGGTTATTGTTTACCAGAAGCATATAAAGTATTAATGAAAATACAAAATGGCGGTGAATTAAGAAAAAATACTTTTCGGGGACCATTTAGAAGAAGTTGGTCAAGAGGTTTTTTTGATGTTAATTACATATATGGTGTTGATTCTAGTAGTGATTATTCACTTTGTGGAAAATTTGGACATAAACTTTGGATAGAAAAATGGAAATATCCTAATATTGGAATTGCAATTTGTGGATCTGTAAGAGGAGGACATGATATAATCTTTCTTGATTATTCAGACTGTGGACCAGAGGGAGAACCTTGTGTGGTTAATATAGACCAAGAAGCAGATTATGAGATTACATACTTAGCAGATAATTTTAAAGATTTTATAGATGGACTTTTTAGTGATGAAGAGTATGAAGATGAGGATGATTAA
- a CDS encoding DMT family transporter, with product MMISNKTKGVFWMLISVLGFTFMGIAVKYLPRIPTYEKVFFRNSVSFITSAYILYKTRESIKVAKENIPFVFGRSFFGFVGMMANFYALENLTMAEANMLNKLSPVFVTICACIFLKEKVDKKQVMGIILMLVAVVFVIKPSFSPEVIPSLAGLFSAVLAGFSYTIIRYLYGKVKAEINVFYFSLLSVVCTFPLMMMNFVKPNLFEIFMLIVGIGVSAAMGQFGLTYAYTFAPASEVSIYNYVIIITSMLMDYILFSTIPDLFSFIGGFIIMSTAIYLYLHNKKKEE from the coding sequence GTGATGATAAGTAATAAAACTAAAGGTGTATTTTGGATGCTAATATCTGTATTAGGTTTCACTTTTATGGGGATAGCAGTGAAATATTTACCAAGAATTCCTACTTATGAAAAAGTATTTTTTAGAAATTCAGTAAGTTTTATAACTTCTGCTTATATCTTATATAAAACAAGGGAATCTATAAAAGTAGCTAAAGAAAATATTCCTTTTGTTTTTGGAAGATCATTTTTTGGTTTTGTTGGAATGATGGCAAATTTTTATGCACTTGAAAACTTAACCATGGCAGAAGCCAATATGCTTAATAAACTTTCACCTGTCTTTGTAACAATTTGTGCCTGTATTTTTTTAAAAGAAAAGGTAGATAAAAAACAAGTTATGGGGATAATTTTAATGCTAGTAGCTGTGGTATTTGTTATAAAACCAAGCTTTTCACCAGAAGTTATTCCAAGTTTAGCAGGACTTTTTTCAGCAGTACTTGCTGGATTTTCATATACTATAATAAGGTATTTATATGGTAAGGTAAAGGCTGAAATTAATGTTTTTTATTTTTCATTACTATCTGTTGTATGTACTTTTCCATTAATGATGATGAATTTTGTAAAACCTAATTTATTTGAAATATTTATGCTTATAGTAGGAATTGGAGTTTCAGCTGCTATGGGACAATTTGGACTTACTTATGCTTATACTTTTGCACCTGCATCAGAAGTTTCTATTTATAATTATGTCATTATTATAACAAGTATGTTAATGGATTACATTTTATTTAGTACAATTCCAGATTTATTTAGTTTTATTGGTGGCTTTATAATTATGAGTACTGCAATTTATTTATACCTACATAATAAGAAAAAAGAAGAATAA